One genomic region from Actinocatenispora thailandica encodes:
- a CDS encoding ABC transporter substrate-binding protein — MRTGKVVAVGAVAVALIGMSTACSKNTGKGGDNGGPSAKVASGSISTNPADSKGPAAAIKGAKRGGTLISYHERDYEHLDPQRIYISDAQALDQLVTRTLTTFKFDQKTGKSILVGDLATNTGVDVDHDGKTWKYTLKSGLKYQDGTPVTAADVAYGVARSFSPNLADGPHYIQQWLAGPGTYNGKYKGPYNGGAATPPGVTVKGNTITFHLKSSQPEFPYAASWGTTSPLPKSQDSNPQKIDTHPFSCGPYQIESYNRGTELKLARNKYWDPKSDPVRHDYFDTLDVKIGVSPTDQTNRVLADHGNDQYAVVDQPGVSPELTSKVLADPSAKGRTLNDFLPYAERIDINTQRVTDVNVRKALNYAINRNAWVQVSGGTSQAAPATTLMSPTVAGWNKYDAYPGAGTPDGIAKAKKLLAGKQPKLVYAFANTEAGQKFATTVQTALQKAGFKIVLRPEDKDNFFTAIDRKNNGWDMYATNWGADWPSGSTVIPPLFDGRTIVAQGNQDTSYLNAPDVNKRIDKIKQEPANQATKDWGKLDEYIMKKYAPSIPVDYLKQLSLTGSKVHDVKIENPPGAISYVDAWVG, encoded by the coding sequence ATGCGAACAGGCAAGGTTGTGGCCGTCGGCGCGGTGGCCGTCGCGCTGATCGGCATGTCCACGGCATGCAGCAAGAACACCGGCAAGGGTGGCGACAACGGCGGGCCGAGCGCGAAGGTGGCGTCCGGTTCGATCAGCACGAACCCCGCGGACTCGAAGGGGCCGGCGGCGGCGATCAAGGGCGCCAAGCGGGGCGGCACCCTCATCTCCTACCACGAGCGTGACTACGAGCACCTCGACCCGCAGCGGATCTACATCTCCGACGCGCAGGCGCTCGACCAGCTGGTCACCCGCACCCTGACGACGTTCAAGTTCGACCAGAAGACCGGCAAGTCCATCCTGGTCGGCGACCTCGCCACCAACACCGGTGTCGACGTCGACCACGACGGCAAGACCTGGAAGTACACCCTGAAGTCGGGCCTGAAGTACCAGGACGGCACGCCGGTCACCGCGGCCGACGTGGCCTACGGCGTGGCCCGGTCGTTCTCGCCGAACCTCGCCGACGGGCCGCACTACATCCAGCAGTGGTTGGCCGGCCCGGGCACCTACAACGGCAAGTACAAGGGGCCGTACAACGGTGGCGCGGCGACGCCGCCGGGCGTGACGGTGAAGGGCAACACGATCACCTTCCACCTCAAGTCGTCGCAGCCGGAGTTCCCGTACGCGGCGTCCTGGGGTACGACCTCGCCGCTGCCGAAGTCGCAGGACTCGAACCCGCAGAAGATCGACACGCACCCGTTCTCCTGCGGGCCGTACCAGATCGAGAGCTACAACCGTGGCACCGAGCTGAAGCTGGCGCGCAACAAGTACTGGGATCCGAAGAGCGACCCGGTGCGGCACGACTACTTCGACACGCTGGACGTGAAGATCGGTGTCAGCCCGACCGACCAGACCAACCGGGTGCTGGCCGATCACGGCAACGACCAGTACGCGGTGGTCGACCAGCCCGGGGTCAGCCCGGAGCTGACCAGCAAGGTGCTGGCCGATCCGTCGGCGAAGGGCCGCACGCTCAACGACTTCCTGCCGTACGCCGAGCGCATCGACATCAACACCCAGCGGGTCACCGACGTCAACGTGCGCAAGGCGCTCAACTACGCGATCAACCGCAACGCGTGGGTGCAGGTGTCGGGCGGGACGTCGCAGGCGGCGCCGGCCACCACGCTGATGTCGCCGACCGTCGCCGGCTGGAACAAGTACGACGCCTACCCGGGCGCGGGCACGCCGGACGGCATCGCCAAGGCGAAGAAGTTGCTGGCCGGCAAGCAGCCGAAGCTCGTCTACGCGTTCGCGAACACCGAGGCCGGGCAGAAGTTCGCCACCACGGTGCAGACCGCGCTGCAGAAGGCCGGCTTCAAGATCGTGCTGCGGCCGGAGGACAAGGACAACTTCTTCACCGCGATCGACCGCAAGAACAACGGCTGGGACATGTACGCGACCAACTGGGGAGCGGACTGGCCGAGCGGCTCGACCGTCATCCCGCCGCTGTTCGACGGCCGCACCATCGTGGCGCAGGGCAACCAGGACACCTCGTACCTGAACGCGCCCGACGTGAACAAGCGGATCGACAAGATCAAGCAGGAGCCGGCCAACCAGGCCACGAAGGACTGGGGCAAGCTCGACGAGTACATCATGAAGAAGTACGCGCCGAGTATTCCGGTGGACTACCTCAAGCAGCTGAGCCTCACCGGGAGCAAGGTGCACGACGTGAAGATCGAGAACCCGCCGGGTGCGATCAGCTACGTCGACGCCTGGGTCGGCTGA
- a CDS encoding RidA family protein — protein MTNPLRPVPVNPASLPAPRGYSHGTLSGNTLYLGGQTALDADMKIVPGGIVEQFRQAFGNVLTTLAAAGGVPADLVSVTIHLTDIPDYQAHGREIGAVWRELAGPVYPAMAGLGTTALWQPEAMIEILGVAVIPDDRLVRPAD, from the coding sequence ATGACGAACCCGCTGCGGCCGGTACCGGTGAACCCGGCCAGCCTGCCGGCACCCCGCGGCTACTCGCACGGGACGCTGAGCGGCAACACGCTGTACCTGGGCGGGCAGACCGCGCTGGACGCCGACATGAAGATCGTCCCGGGCGGGATCGTCGAGCAGTTCCGGCAGGCGTTCGGCAACGTGCTGACGACTCTTGCCGCGGCCGGCGGCGTGCCGGCGGACCTGGTCAGCGTCACGATCCACCTGACCGACATCCCCGACTACCAGGCGCACGGCCGGGAGATCGGCGCGGTGTGGCGGGAACTCGCCGGCCCGGTCTACCCGGCGATGGCCGGCCTCGGCACCACCGCGCTGTGGCAGCCGGAGGCGATGATCGAGATCCTCGGCGTCGCGGTGATTCCGGACGACCGGCTGGTCCGGCCGGCGGACTGA
- a CDS encoding cupin domain-containing protein gives MHPNSDDHEIGDNSRYRNDAGLVVPFVTRAGHEPDSGLTGQSEGATRVSGVSIQHTPATRIWFGKVHNLAGYRSTPHHHGAAETGGYVLSGRARIYFGDKFQDYLDMSEGDWVFVPPYLPHVECNLDRNNPLTWMTTRTPENIVVNLPQVRDDELRDWTDRP, from the coding sequence ATGCACCCGAACTCCGACGACCACGAGATCGGTGACAACTCGAGGTACCGCAACGACGCGGGGCTGGTCGTCCCGTTCGTCACGCGCGCCGGGCACGAACCGGACTCCGGCCTCACCGGCCAGTCCGAGGGCGCGACCAGGGTTTCCGGGGTCAGCATCCAGCACACGCCGGCCACCCGGATCTGGTTCGGCAAGGTGCACAACCTGGCCGGCTACCGGTCCACCCCGCACCACCACGGCGCCGCCGAGACCGGCGGCTACGTGCTGTCCGGCCGGGCCCGCATCTACTTCGGCGACAAGTTCCAGGACTACCTCGACATGTCCGAGGGCGACTGGGTGTTCGTACCGCCGTACCTGCCGCACGTCGAGTGCAACCTGGACCGCAACAACCCGCTCACCTGGATGACCACCCGCACCCCGGAGAACATCGTGGTCAACCTGCCGCAGGTGCGCGACGACGAACTGCGCGACTGGACGGACCGCCCGTGA